A window from Enterocloster bolteae encodes these proteins:
- a CDS encoding DUF6809 family protein — MKKTTREQCEEVIAARVEWLVSRWQAEKTQEEKKADHKLNERMDYWMKEITKEQRDAIEDCIDDMLDGNGMCQLYLYEEGVKDGIRLMKMIRDM; from the coding sequence ATGAAGAAAACTACGAGGGAACAATGTGAGGAAGTCATAGCAGCCAGGGTAGAATGGCTGGTAAGCCGATGGCAGGCAGAAAAGACACAGGAAGAAAAGAAAGCAGACCACAAGCTGAACGAACGGATGGACTATTGGATGAAGGAAATTACCAAGGAGCAGAGGGATGCCATAGAGGATTGTATTGATGACATGCTGGATGGAAATGGGATGTGTCAGCTGTATCTGTATGAGGAAGGGGTGAAGGATGGGATACGATTGATGAAGATGATTCGGGATATGTGA
- a CDS encoding recombinase family protein, protein MAEVLCIPKTIPEHTGYQIRSIRVCAYCRVSTDDDGQYHSYDTQMEYYRGLIQKNPAWEFCGIYADEGISGTSRWGREDFRRMLEECEKGRIDLILTKSITRFARNTVDTLSTVRHLKEIGVSVYFEKERLNTMTEESEGILTVYGAVAQQESENISQNVHWSAVNRFRHGTFVISRRPYGYDKDEAKELAVKEDEAVWVRRMASMYMNGMSGVRIAEYLNQNQVAAPYGGLWSSEAVLRILFNEKTVGDCLHQKTYSTGMVPFRTEKNRGKKPQYFIRDDHEGILSRDEQIRLQQIKEHRLGRQARAKSCGSEGTYILSGKVVCGECGRAFIRKKEQRRKGVSIKWRCPGHRSEACQCFTNEIWEADIERMFVNTFNTLKEHADEILDPVIRGMKKMQETNGLYEALGTLNQKKLELKEQRHILRQLKANECIDSALYFEESQKIEQELSRCRSEEKQLHSRGTHQDTITGLQATLHQLQGYDGKMQAFDGDQFILLVREVSVGKERELGFHLRCGLNLYEPVL, encoded by the coding sequence GTGGCAGAAGTATTGTGCATCCCAAAGACCATACCAGAGCATACAGGATACCAGATACGAAGCATTCGTGTGTGTGCATACTGCCGTGTGAGCACGGATGACGATGGCCAGTATCACTCTTACGACACACAGATGGAGTATTATAGAGGACTTATCCAGAAAAATCCGGCCTGGGAATTCTGCGGGATATATGCGGACGAGGGAATAAGCGGAACCAGCCGATGGGGGAGGGAGGACTTCCGGCGGATGCTGGAGGAATGTGAAAAAGGAAGGATAGACCTCATACTGACCAAATCAATCACCCGGTTTGCCAGGAACACAGTGGACACCTTATCCACGGTCCGCCATCTGAAGGAAATAGGGGTAAGTGTGTATTTCGAGAAAGAACGCCTGAATACCATGACGGAGGAGAGTGAAGGAATCCTGACCGTATACGGTGCGGTTGCACAGCAGGAGTCCGAGAACATCTCCCAAAACGTCCACTGGTCAGCGGTGAACCGGTTCCGGCATGGTACATTCGTGATAAGCAGACGGCCGTATGGCTACGATAAGGATGAAGCAAAGGAGCTGGCTGTCAAGGAGGATGAGGCCGTATGGGTCCGCAGGATGGCCAGCATGTACATGAACGGAATGAGCGGGGTGAGGATAGCCGAATACCTGAATCAGAACCAAGTAGCGGCGCCTTATGGTGGGCTCTGGTCCTCCGAAGCGGTCCTGCGGATCCTGTTCAACGAGAAAACAGTGGGTGACTGCCTTCACCAGAAAACCTATTCGACTGGGATGGTGCCGTTCCGGACAGAGAAAAACCGTGGGAAGAAGCCACAGTATTTTATAAGGGATGACCATGAGGGTATCCTTAGCAGGGATGAGCAGATTAGGTTACAACAGATAAAGGAGCACCGTCTTGGCAGACAGGCCAGGGCGAAATCATGTGGAAGTGAGGGAACCTATATCCTGAGCGGGAAAGTGGTATGCGGGGAATGCGGGAGAGCGTTCATCCGAAAGAAGGAGCAGAGACGAAAGGGAGTGTCCATCAAGTGGAGATGTCCGGGCCACCGGTCAGAGGCATGCCAGTGCTTTACCAATGAGATATGGGAAGCGGATATAGAAAGAATGTTTGTAAATACATTCAACACCCTGAAAGAGCATGCGGACGAGATATTGGACCCGGTCATCCGGGGGATGAAGAAGATGCAGGAAACCAATGGACTTTATGAGGCATTGGGTACCTTAAATCAAAAGAAACTGGAACTAAAAGAGCAGAGACATATACTCAGGCAGTTAAAAGCAAATGAGTGTATCGACTCTGCTCTTTATTTTGAGGAGAGCCAGAAGATTGAACAGGAGCTAAGCAGATGCAGGTCAGAAGAGAAACAGCTGCACAGTAGAGGTACCCACCAGGATACCATCACAGGGTTACAGGCCACCCTGCATCAGCTCCAGGGATATGATGGGAAGATGCAGGCGTTCGATGGTGACCAGTTTATCCTCCTGGTCCGGGAAGTCTCAGTGGGAAAGGAACGGGAGCTGGGCTTCCATCTGCGGTGCGGACTTAACCTATATGAGCCAGTCCTATGA
- a CDS encoding recombinase family protein: protein MPRAERIVEVIPATWNPTDESSREIRKLRVAAYCRVSTELEQQQSSYDIQIEYYTRHIMQNPNWIFAGVFADDGRSATNTFRRDDFNQLMDQCLKGKVDMVITKSISRFARNTVDCISWVRKLKEKNVAVYFEKENLNTLDDSTEMILTILSSQAQEESRAISTNVKWGYARKFEKGESTRQRSYGFRKAPTGEMCIVEEEAAVIRNMARWFLDGDSLERIKHRLEDAGIETTTGKKTWSTGTIYNILTNEKIMGDVLLQKTFTADYLTKRRVKNSGQQKQYYVKNHHEAIIPKTVYYKIQEEIARRSSLKKAGTRKGKTAQGVYSSKYALTGIMVCNECGAHYRRTTWAKSGKKVIVWRCINRLEHGTKRCHESPTLKEEVIQEAIMGKLHSLSIDQEEENFLNGVKEDILRAAKVVGGACTAEEIDKTIEELRDQLMDYVGMAAREHGGENWYSDRMRKLGLQISELKKRRESIQEQEKIRDEYEYLDQEISRIIGETGGASGAEFDNIFIRQIVREIRVVSNDRLQIQLRTGMMLDVNL, encoded by the coding sequence ATGCCAAGGGCGGAACGAATCGTAGAGGTCATTCCGGCAACCTGGAACCCGACAGATGAGTCATCCCGGGAAATTCGGAAGCTGCGGGTAGCGGCATACTGCCGCGTCAGCACGGAGCTGGAACAGCAGCAGTCCAGTTACGACATACAGATTGAATATTATACCAGGCACATCATGCAGAATCCCAACTGGATATTCGCCGGTGTCTTCGCAGATGATGGACGCAGCGCGACCAATACCTTCCGTAGGGATGATTTTAATCAGCTGATGGACCAGTGTCTGAAGGGGAAGGTGGACATGGTCATTACGAAATCCATCAGCCGGTTTGCCAGGAATACGGTGGACTGCATCTCCTGGGTGAGGAAGCTCAAGGAAAAGAACGTGGCCGTGTACTTCGAGAAGGAAAACCTCAACACCCTGGATGACTCAACCGAAATGATACTGACCATCTTGAGCAGCCAGGCACAGGAGGAGAGCCGTGCCATCAGCACCAACGTCAAGTGGGGGTATGCGAGAAAGTTTGAAAAGGGGGAATCCACAAGACAGAGAAGCTATGGATTCAGGAAGGCGCCAACCGGAGAGATGTGCATCGTGGAGGAGGAAGCGGCTGTTATCCGAAACATGGCCCGGTGGTTTCTGGACGGGGACAGCCTGGAACGAATCAAGCACAGACTGGAGGACGCAGGGATAGAAACCACTACCGGTAAGAAAACATGGAGTACGGGTACCATCTACAACATACTGACCAATGAAAAAATCATGGGAGATGTGCTGTTACAAAAGACGTTCACGGCAGACTACCTGACCAAACGGAGGGTGAAGAACTCGGGCCAGCAGAAGCAGTATTATGTGAAGAATCATCATGAGGCAATCATCCCGAAGACAGTCTATTACAAGATACAGGAGGAGATTGCCCGACGCTCCTCGTTAAAAAAAGCCGGAACCAGGAAAGGGAAGACGGCCCAGGGCGTATATAGTTCTAAATATGCACTGACCGGAATCATGGTGTGCAATGAATGCGGAGCCCATTATCGCAGGACAACCTGGGCAAAAAGTGGGAAGAAGGTAATCGTATGGCGCTGCATCAACCGTCTGGAGCATGGGACGAAGCGGTGCCATGAATCACCTACGCTAAAGGAGGAGGTCATCCAGGAAGCTATTATGGGAAAGCTGCACAGCCTGTCAATTGACCAGGAGGAAGAAAACTTCTTAAACGGGGTAAAGGAAGATATCCTCCGGGCGGCCAAGGTTGTTGGAGGAGCGTGCACAGCGGAAGAGATTGATAAAACCATAGAGGAACTGCGTGACCAGCTTATGGACTATGTGGGCATGGCAGCTAGGGAACATGGTGGTGAGAACTGGTACAGTGACCGAATGCGAAAGCTGGGATTACAGATAAGCGAATTAAAAAAGAGGAGAGAAAGCATACAAGAGCAGGAAAAGATAAGGGACGAGTATGAATATCTGGACCAGGAAATCAGCCGAATCATAGGTGAGACAGGCGGGGCCTCAGGAGCCGAATTTGATAATATCTTCATACGGCAGATCGTCCGGGAGATACGTGTGGTATCGAACGATAGACTGCAAATCCAGCTAAGGACAGGTATGATGTTGGATGTGAATCTGTAA
- a CDS encoding N-acyl homoserine lactonase family protein: MEKTRFTLLDLGDFDAYKAEHLTLTEQEKKKDGVRRIVWPIPCYCVLVQHPVLGNVLYDTGIDDGYEARWPKNLLEEYPVKRFHRLEDRLGELGLCPYDIDILILSHMHFDHAGNLRLFCGTKAGKHVVIQEEEARHGFTLSNIYDCQEIRYRHDGYVRHEFNGLDGIAFDLVRGDVKLADDLELLHLPGHTPGTMGMVVRTETFGTAVFPSDAVYNAINYGPPAVLPGMCARPEEFGGSIETCRKLAEREKGTVFFSHDMAGYQTYKKSPEWYV; this comes from the coding sequence ATGGAAAAGACAAGATTCACGCTTTTGGATCTCGGGGACTTTGACGCATATAAAGCGGAGCATTTGACCCTTACCGAACAGGAAAAGAAGAAGGATGGGGTCAGGCGAATTGTCTGGCCTATCCCCTGCTACTGTGTCCTGGTGCAGCATCCGGTTCTTGGTAATGTGCTGTATGATACGGGAATCGATGACGGATATGAAGCTCGCTGGCCCAAAAATCTTCTGGAGGAATACCCGGTGAAGAGGTTTCACCGGTTGGAGGACCGGCTGGGAGAACTGGGACTCTGCCCATATGATATTGACATACTTATCCTTTCTCATATGCATTTTGACCATGCCGGCAACCTGCGTTTATTTTGTGGGACAAAGGCCGGAAAACATGTGGTCATACAGGAGGAGGAAGCACGTCACGGATTTACTCTTTCCAATATTTATGACTGTCAGGAAATCAGGTATCGCCATGATGGTTATGTCCGTCATGAATTCAATGGTCTGGATGGAATTGCATTTGACCTGGTAAGAGGTGACGTAAAACTGGCGGATGATTTGGAACTGCTCCATCTTCCGGGACATACGCCGGGAACCATGGGCATGGTGGTACGTACGGAAACCTTTGGAACCGCGGTTTTTCCATCGGATGCAGTTTATAATGCCATAAACTATGGACCTCCTGCCGTGCTTCCGGGGATGTGCGCCAGGCCGGAGGAGTTTGGCGGTAGCATTGAAACATGCAGAAAACTGGCAGAACGGGAAAAGGGGACTGTTTTTTTCAGCCATGACATGGCAGGTTATCAGACGTATAAGAAATCGCCGGAATGGTATGTATGA
- a CDS encoding TnpV protein — protein sequence MEIEGSELLKNLGKYRQLRLKYLHRFKKEIYRELLFTGKLAEQLCHGGYACV from the coding sequence ATTGAAATTGAAGGCAGTGAGTTATTAAAGAATCTTGGAAAATATAGACAACTGCGCTTGAAATATCTTCACAGATTTAAGAAGGAAATATACCGGGAATTACTTTTTACAGGAAAGCTGGCAGAGCAATTGTGTCACGGTGGATATGCATGCGTATGA
- a CDS encoding MBL fold metallo-hydrolase, which produces MQATAPKTQHFGKEAFAKIEGTEIRWLGNAGALINSRGTTVMVDPVLSGFDMPLLIEMPITEDEVPAVDGILLTHCDNDHYGKQTCSRLAGKTGAFHTTEYVNTLLAKELHINGHGHKIGDYFTIGSIKVTLTPADHAWQNESPKHHTRDFHARDFCGFWLDTPDGSIWAVGDSRLLETQLKMPKPNAVLFDFSDSRWHIGLDGAEKFAKAYPDTPLILWHWGSVDAPEWNEFNGNPDVLCSRIVNPGRVVVLAPGEKYRI; this is translated from the coding sequence ATGCAGGCAACAGCACCGAAAACGCAGCATTTTGGAAAAGAGGCATTTGCCAAGATTGAAGGGACAGAAATCAGATGGTTAGGTAATGCGGGTGCACTGATTAATAGCAGAGGTACAACCGTAATGGTGGATCCTGTACTAAGTGGCTTTGATATGCCGTTATTGATTGAGATGCCTATTACAGAGGATGAAGTACCGGCAGTAGATGGAATCCTTCTGACACATTGCGATAACGACCACTATGGAAAACAGACCTGCAGCAGGCTTGCAGGCAAGACAGGGGCGTTTCATACAACAGAATATGTAAATACACTTTTGGCAAAAGAACTGCATATAAATGGACATGGCCACAAGATTGGGGACTATTTTACCATTGGATCAATCAAGGTTACTTTGACGCCTGCAGACCATGCATGGCAGAATGAATCCCCCAAACATCACACAAGGGACTTTCACGCAAGAGATTTCTGTGGGTTCTGGCTAGATACGCCGGATGGAAGCATATGGGCGGTTGGAGACAGCAGGTTGTTGGAGACACAGCTTAAGATGCCAAAACCGAATGCTGTTTTATTTGATTTTTCAGACAGCAGGTGGCATATAGGGCTGGATGGAGCAGAAAAATTTGCCAAGGCATACCCGGACACCCCATTGATTTTATGGCACTGGGGGAGCGTGGATGCGCCGGAATGGAATGAGTTCAATGGGAATCCGGATGTACTGTGCAGCCGTATTGTAAATCCTGGGCGGGTGGTTGTTCTGGCGCCTGGAGAGAAATACAGGATTTAA
- a CDS encoding IS110 family transposase, whose amino-acid sequence MIYVGIDIAKLNHFAAAISSDGEILIEPFKFSNNYDGFYLLLSHLAPLDQNSIIIGLESTAHYGDNLVRFLISKGFKVCVLNPIQTSFMRKNNVRKTKTDKVDTFVIAKTLMMQDSLRFMALEDLDYIELKELGRFRQKLVKQRTRLKIQLTSYVDQAFPELQYFFKSGLHQNSVYAVLKEAPTPNAIASMHLTHLAHTLEVASHGHFGKDKARELRVLAQKSVGVNDSSLSIQITHTIEQIELLDSQLFSTELEMANLVTCLHSVIMTIPGIGVVNGGMILGEIGDIHRFSNPKKLLAFAGLDPTVYQSGNFQAHRTRMSKRGSKVLRYALMNAAHNVVKNNATFKAYYDAKRAEGRTHYNALGHCAGKLVRVIWKMLTDEVAFNLE is encoded by the coding sequence ATGATTTACGTAGGCATTGATATTGCCAAACTCAACCATTTCGCCGCCGCGATTTCTTCCGACGGCGAAATACTCATCGAGCCGTTCAAATTTTCTAATAACTATGATGGCTTCTATCTACTGCTTTCTCATCTGGCACCACTTGACCAGAACAGTATCATCATAGGTCTTGAATCAACGGCACACTACGGTGACAACCTTGTTCGTTTTCTCATCAGCAAGGGCTTTAAAGTGTGTGTTCTCAACCCTATCCAGACTTCGTTCATGCGTAAAAATAATGTACGCAAAACGAAGACTGATAAAGTCGACACGTTTGTGATTGCTAAAACCCTTATGATGCAGGATTCCCTTCGGTTTATGGCCTTAGAGGATCTGGATTACATTGAGCTCAAAGAGCTCGGTAGATTCCGCCAGAAACTTGTGAAGCAGCGTACACGCTTAAAAATTCAGCTGACTTCCTATGTAGACCAGGCATTCCCGGAACTACAATACTTCTTTAAGTCTGGCTTGCATCAAAACTCTGTCTATGCCGTCCTTAAGGAGGCTCCGACACCCAACGCTATTGCTTCTATGCATTTGACCCATCTTGCTCACACCCTCGAAGTTGCTTCCCACGGCCATTTCGGTAAGGATAAAGCCAGAGAATTAAGAGTTCTCGCACAGAAGTCTGTCGGTGTCAATGACAGTTCTCTATCTATTCAAATAACTCATACCATTGAACAGATCGAGTTACTGGATAGCCAACTTTTTTCTACAGAGCTTGAAATGGCAAATCTTGTCACCTGCCTGCACTCTGTAATTATGACCATTCCCGGAATTGGTGTCGTGAATGGCGGAATGATTCTTGGTGAGATTGGTGATATACACCGATTCTCTAATCCAAAGAAACTGCTTGCATTTGCTGGACTGGATCCGACCGTTTATCAGTCTGGAAACTTCCAGGCTCACAGAACCAGGATGTCCAAAAGAGGATCTAAAGTGCTACGCTATGCCCTCATGAATGCAGCTCACAATGTCGTAAAAAACAATGCTACTTTCAAAGCTTATTATGATGCCAAGAGAGCGGAAGGCCGGACTCATTACAATGCCCTTGGGCACTGTGCTGGCAAACTTGTCAGAGTCATCTGGAAGATGCTCACTGACGAAGTAGCATTCAACCTCGAATAA
- a CDS encoding site-specific DNA-methyltransferase, whose amino-acid sequence MIDKLDGLSMDIEAENKNKLKSVFPECFIEGRLDIDKLLSLCGEYITDDFEKYEFKWKGKSDCLRLAQRRSTATLRPCPEESVNFDTTQNLYIEGDNLEVLKLLQKSYFCGVKMIYIDPPYNTGNDFVYEDDFADPMRRYMEVTQQTTKSNPETMGRYHTNWLNMMYPRLRLAANLLRDDGVIFISINDSEITNLRKLCDETFGEENFVVDLIWTNKEGGGSSDSKLFRIKHEHILCYCKNLELIEVNGVVISNEERYKSSDEYEEIRGKYYLQKLGMGSIQYSTSLDYPITAPDGTEIMPADNNNGKKACWRWSQDKFKWGQSNGFVEIKKDPNDIWTVYTKQYLNCDNEGNIIKRTQRPMSVIDKFSSTQASKLLQNLFDGKVFDYSKPVDLIIYLMQRVLKEKSNDLILDFFSGSATTAHAIMQLNAKDGGNRRFIMVQLPEVCDDKSEAYKAGYTNICEIGKERIRRIGKKVLEADGGQTSLDGDKPSIDVGFKVFKLDTSNLKLWEDTPIEDGDVATLFNRIDKHIDGLKPDRSDEDLIYEILLKMGYSLTADLAALDVDGLTVYKVDNGEMLICLQDGITAEHIEQMAAFAPQKIVVADNSLADNSAMSNAHYLLENKGIELKIV is encoded by the coding sequence ATGATTGATAAATTAGACGGGCTTTCAATGGATATAGAAGCCGAAAATAAAAACAAACTGAAATCCGTATTCCCGGAGTGCTTCATCGAGGGTAGATTAGATATTGACAAACTGCTTTCCCTTTGTGGCGAATATATCACAGACGATTTTGAGAAATACGAGTTTAAGTGGAAAGGCAAGAGCGATTGCTTGCGGTTAGCGCAGCGGCGCAGTACGGCCACCTTGCGCCCCTGCCCGGAGGAAAGCGTCAATTTTGATACAACGCAAAATCTCTATATTGAGGGTGATAATTTAGAGGTGTTGAAGCTGCTTCAAAAATCCTACTTCTGCGGAGTGAAGATGATTTACATAGACCCTCCGTATAATACGGGCAACGATTTTGTGTACGAGGATGATTTTGCCGACCCCATGCGGCGGTATATGGAGGTTACGCAGCAGACCACCAAGAGCAACCCTGAAACTATGGGGCGGTATCATACAAATTGGCTGAATATGATGTACCCTCGCTTGCGTCTTGCCGCTAATCTCTTGCGGGACGACGGTGTTATCTTTATAAGCATAAACGATAGTGAAATAACAAATTTACGCAAACTTTGTGATGAAACTTTTGGAGAAGAAAATTTTGTTGTCGATTTGATATGGACAAATAAAGAGGGCGGCGGTAGCTCCGATAGTAAATTGTTTAGGATTAAACACGAACATATCCTATGTTATTGCAAAAACTTAGAGTTGATTGAAGTCAACGGCGTTGTTATAAGCAACGAAGAAAGATATAAAAGTAGTGATGAATACGAAGAAATCAGAGGGAAATATTATCTGCAAAAACTTGGTATGGGTTCTATTCAATATTCAACAAGTTTAGATTATCCTATAACAGCACCAGACGGAACGGAAATAATGCCTGCGGACAACAATAATGGAAAAAAGGCTTGTTGGCGTTGGTCGCAAGATAAATTCAAATGGGGTCAAAGCAATGGGTTTGTTGAAATAAAGAAAGACCCAAATGATATATGGACTGTCTATACAAAACAATATCTTAACTGCGATAATGAGGGAAACATAATAAAAAGAACACAACGCCCTATGAGCGTAATTGATAAATTTTCAAGTACGCAAGCATCAAAGTTATTGCAAAATTTATTTGACGGAAAAGTTTTTGATTATTCAAAACCAGTGGACTTGATTATATATTTAATGCAAAGAGTGTTAAAAGAAAAGTCAAATGATTTAATACTTGATTTCTTTAGCGGTAGTGCAACAACCGCCCATGCCATCATGCAGCTCAATGCCAAGGACGGAGGCAACCGCCGCTTCATCATGGTACAGCTTCCTGAGGTGTGCGATGATAAAAGCGAAGCGTACAAAGCCGGATATACAAACATCTGTGAGATTGGTAAAGAGAGAATACGCCGCATCGGAAAGAAAGTTTTGGAGGCCGACGGCGGGCAAACCTCCCTTGACGGGGACAAGCCATCTATTGACGTGGGCTTTAAGGTTTTCAAATTAGACACTTCCAACCTGAAGTTATGGGAGGATACTCCCATTGAGGACGGCGACGTTGCGACGCTCTTTAACCGTATCGACAAGCATATCGACGGATTGAAGCCTGACCGCAGCGACGAGGATTTAATTTATGAAATCCTCTTGAAAATGGGCTATTCCTTGACCGCCGACCTTGCCGCATTGGATGTGGACGGGTTGACCGTTTACAAGGTGGATAACGGCGAAATGCTCATCTGCTTGCAGGATGGCATTACTGCCGAACATATTGAACAAATGGCGGCGTTTGCCCCACAGAAAATTGTTGTTGCGGATAATTCTCTTGCGGATAATTCCGCTATGTCAAACGCCCACTATCTGCTTGAAAATAAGGGCATTGAATTGAAGATAGTGTGA
- a CDS encoding LytTR family DNA-binding domain-containing protein, with translation MKKAVQTSISVPTKDGLQKLAVSDIYYIESQGHDTCYRTARGEFLSRITLKELEDSMGGYGIFVVEKEI, from the coding sequence ATGAAAAAGGCAGTGCAGACATCTATATCGGTTCCTACGAAGGACGGTCTGCAGAAGCTGGCAGTTTCGGATATTTACTATATTGAAAGCCAGGGGCATGATACATGTTACCGGACGGCCAGAGGTGAGTTTCTGTCCAGGATCACATTAAAAGAATTGGAAGATTCTATGGGTGGGTATGGCATTTTCGTTGTGGAAAAGGAGATCTGA
- a CDS encoding recombinase family protein, with translation MNNYITYGYRLVDGYMRMNPEQSEAVHLIFDAYDGGESIKKIVGMLKDRKAPTTRGKPSWTPALIRKILRNKDYLGVEPYPRMIEEEQFDRVQECLKRSRDLWNQRHSTGSIQGTSMYTGRLICSSCGGVYAIYKQSSRCDNRNVRYWKCRHYDPITKEPCKMPIMTEKQLDGMFLQALMRMKTEPTLYHEETKKILKGLIKERQRMESELSVCWNRCNEDDERIEQLYFQIAARRYREIKMTDLTCQIEDYLRGLDGSIQAEKIDSSIFKIIKRVEVQPDRSLRFQLINNATVLQYPEIKTTKDKKLKNIRYCVPFGYWLDGQETPIIHEQYGPIVQMLFQSYAEGMSLTALAKELIRQSIPNQKGKPAWSHSCIRNILTNPVYLGDKKFPALVTRELFTQVQTRLEENGRKKRESRTKAADGKEELHAKGGTNRRGHSGNLEPDR, from the coding sequence GTGAACAACTATATCACCTACGGGTACCGTCTGGTTGACGGATACATGAGAATGAATCCAGAGCAGAGTGAAGCTGTACACCTTATCTTTGATGCATATGATGGAGGAGAATCCATCAAAAAGATAGTCGGGATGCTAAAAGACAGGAAGGCACCTACCACCCGTGGAAAACCGTCCTGGACACCCGCCCTTATCCGGAAAATATTGCGTAACAAGGACTATCTGGGAGTGGAGCCGTACCCAAGGATGATTGAAGAAGAGCAGTTTGACCGGGTACAGGAGTGTTTAAAACGCTCCCGGGATTTATGGAACCAGCGTCATTCAACCGGCTCCATCCAGGGAACATCCATGTATACAGGCCGGTTGATATGCAGTAGCTGCGGCGGGGTATATGCCATCTATAAGCAGAGCAGCAGGTGTGACAACAGGAACGTTCGGTATTGGAAATGCAGGCATTACGACCCTATCACGAAGGAACCATGTAAGATGCCAATTATGACAGAGAAGCAGCTGGATGGAATGTTCTTACAAGCTCTTATGCGGATGAAAACAGAGCCTACCCTGTACCATGAGGAAACGAAAAAGATACTGAAGGGGCTCATCAAAGAAAGACAGCGTATGGAATCGGAATTAAGTGTGTGCTGGAACAGATGCAACGAAGACGATGAAAGGATAGAGCAACTCTATTTTCAGATTGCTGCCAGGAGATACCGAGAGATAAAGATGACAGACTTGACCTGTCAGATAGAGGATTACCTTCGGGGATTGGATGGTTCCATCCAGGCAGAAAAAATTGATTCGTCCATATTTAAAATCATCAAGAGGGTAGAGGTACAGCCGGACAGAAGCTTGAGATTTCAGCTGATAAACAATGCGACAGTACTTCAATACCCAGAAATTAAAACAACAAAAGATAAGAAATTGAAGAACATACGCTACTGTGTCCCCTTCGGATACTGGCTGGATGGACAGGAAACGCCAATCATCCATGAGCAATACGGTCCAATTGTTCAGATGTTATTCCAATCCTACGCAGAAGGGATGTCGCTGACAGCACTGGCAAAAGAGTTAATACGCCAGTCCATACCCAACCAGAAAGGAAAGCCAGCATGGAGCCACAGCTGCATCCGAAATATTCTCACCAACCCTGTTTACCTTGGGGATAAGAAATTTCCCGCTCTGGTGACACGGGAACTGTTTACACAAGTACAGACCAGATTGGAAGAAAACGGCCGGAAGAAACGGGAGAGCCGGACTAAGGCGGCAGATGGAAAGGAGGAATTACATGCCAAGGGCGGAACGAATCGTAGAGGTCATTCCGGCAACCTGGAACCCGACAGATGA